Genomic DNA from Deltaproteobacteria bacterium:
TGTCTGCGTTGTGTTCCCATCGCTCGGCAAGCATGGGCACCACCTTGGTGGTGTCTACCTTGACGGTGCCGTCGGGCTGAGGGACTCTTTCGTACTGGACCAGAAAATCATACATCGCTCCAACGGCCGCATACCCTGTGTAGTCGCGGGTTATGGTCGCGGGATCGAAGGTTCGGGCATCGGTTATAAAGGCTACCCTTAGGGTATCTTTCGCCTTGACCGATGGGATTGCCACCCCGACTCCCAAGAGAATCGTGAGGGTCAGGGCTAGAGCCGTCGATTTGATTGAAAAACGCATTTTCCCCCTCCTCTTTTGTATCGGTTCCTGAATCATGGGCCCCGCTCCCGGGCCGAGGTCGGCCCGGGGCACCTCTTAATAACCCGCCACTCCAAGTGCACGGCAGGCGTCAACGAGGTCCGGATGGACATAACGGCCTTCTTCTTCGATGGTCTTGCCATCGAAGACGATGGTCGGGTTGAGAACAATGCCGTCGGTGTGGGCGGCGGCCTTCCAAGTCTTCCCCATGATCTGGGCCCCCTGGGATCCGATACCCATCTCGATGCAGCCGAAGACCCTCTCGTCCTCCACGATCCGGCCGGTAACCTTGGTCACGCCGGGATTGAAGCCAAGGGAGTAATGGGCCAACCTGTACATGTTGGGGTCATTGAATCCCGCCAGCCACTTTTCAAAACGCCTGGCCTCCGGACCGCCCTCCACCTTGGTGACCACCCCCTCCTCCAGGGTCAAATGGACGGGCTCCCGGAGGATTCCCAGATCTGTCGGAGGATAGAGGGCCCCGTCGAAGGCGAGCCTGCCGTTGATCGTTTCCTCCATCGGGCACCAGGATACCTGTCCTCCCAGCATGACGGGTTCGCCGGGTGTATCGGCCAGTTTTCCCGATTGGCGTGCCTTTCGGCCCTTGTTATAGGCCGTAAGCTCGGTACCGGCCGGGCTGTAGATTTCCACCTTGTCAGCCGACATGATCATCTCCTTCAATCGCTCCCCGAGGGCGATCAGTTTGTGGATATCCACCCGGTAAATGGTATTCACCAGCATGACGGCGTCCATGCCGGTCAGGCAGATATACCGGGCGCCGTTCTCAATGGCCTTCGAGTAAGCGTTGGACAGGAAGATCAGCCCGACGGCGAATTCGATCCAGACATCCGCCCGGGCGATGGCCCCTGCCACCGGGGCCGGTGGCTCCTGGTATCCTTCGCTCTGGGTGGGATGGACGATGACAACCGGGACGGCCCCGGTGGCCATGGCGGCCCTGGCCGTGGCCTGAACCACCCTCATGTCCGTACTGGTATCGGCGGTGATGACTACGTTCTCACCGGGTTTTACCAGCATTATCTGCTCCACGAGCTTCCGGGCCCCGGCCTCCACTTCCCAGCTCAGGTATTCGTCCCTAACTTCAGTTCCAAGGGTTAATTCCATCAATAACCTCCTTCCTTTGAAAAAACGCCCACTTTTGCCCGATTTTCCGCCTCTCTCACGGCTACGGCGTGACAAGCTGCGCTCGCTACGTTTTTCATCACCCTGTTAATGCCCAAAATAGGATTTATTCTTCAAGCAGGCGCTCCTGAGAACATCCGGAACCCTGTTTACCGTTGCCTCCGAGTTGTAATCCCTCCGGGCCCGAGGCTTGACTCTGAACAAAATTGAACATTTTTCAAAGGTCTCGTGTTCAGGGTATCCTGGATCGGGAGGTGCGGGAATCCTGGAGGCATCAGCGTTCCGGGACCGGCAGGGGTTCCATGAAGGCTCGCTTGCTGTGCCGGTAACCAAGATCCAGCATCAGTTCCGCCTGCTTAAGGGTCACCGGGCCGGGATCGATCACGGGAATCCCCAGGCGGTCCTCGAGCTTCGCCCGCATGTCCGGCAGGGCGCCGCAACCCAGGATCATTGCCTCGATTCCGTCTTTTCCCAGCATGTCTAAGGCCCGTTCCAGCACCCGCTCCTCGACCTTGGAAATCTGGTCGTATTCAAGTACCGGAAGATTCAAGGGCCGGATCACCGGGATGCGGTCACCCAAGCCCCGTGCGGCGATCTTGCGTCGGATGCGATTGACCGATTGATCCAGGGTCGTGAGAATCCCAATCTTCTCGGCCAGGGTCAGGGCGAACACTTGGGAAGTTTCGCCGATGCCGAGGACCGGGATCCGGGCGATCTCACGGGAACCGGCCAGGCCGGGGTCCGAGAAGCACCAGATGATCACGGCCTGGAAACCTTCTTCCTCCGCCCCTTTCACCAGAGGCAGGACATGGGCGGCCCCCCTGGCCTCGTCATATTCAGACTGGATCGCCTCGGGACCGTGAGCAAGGTTGCGGATTTCGACCTCTATTTTCGGCCTGAGCCAGCGCCGGGCCGCGGCCTCCACGCTTTGGTTCCACTTTTTCGTGGAGACTGGAATGATTACCCTTATTTTCACGGGGCCCTTCCTTTCTCACTCCCCCAGGTCCCGGAGAAGGGAGGTTAAAAAGGACCAGAGTTCCAGGACCGATGTGATCTCAAGGGATTCTTCCGGGGAATGGGCGTTTCGGATCGTAGCCCCCAGACTGATGGCGTCCAGTCCCTTGAATTTGCTGCAAAGCACTCCACACTCCAGTCCGGCATGGATTGATGCAACGGTCGGCTCCCGCCCGAAGACCCTGGAGTAAATCTTCTTCGCCCGTTGAAGGAGGGGGGAATCAGGCCGGGGTTTCCATCCGGGATAACCGACACCCGTTTCCGTCTCCCCACCGGCCAGAGTAGCGCAGGCCCGAACCGTGTCGCTGAGAGCCTCCATTTCCGAATCCACGAAGCTTCGCTGTTTGGTCCCCAGGGTCAACCGCTCCCCGGACATACCGATCGCCCCCAGGTTGGTGGAGGTTGTGACCATTTCCGGATTTTGGGGATCCCAGGAAACAGCACCTTGAGGAATTGCCATGATGAGATTGATGAGCTTCTCTTCAAAATTCAGGGTGAAAACCTTTTTCCCATCAAGGGCACCGCCCGTTTCAATCCTGATCCCTAAGTCCGGCTCGGCCTGTTGATACTCGGTTTGCAGGATTTCGGTAATTGCAGAAACAGCACTTTTTATGCTCTCCAAGCCGCTCACCGGGATCCCCCCTTCCGCTTCGGCCCGGCGGGGAATGGCGTTCAGGGAGAATCCTCCCTGAATGGCCCCCAGTCGAAATTCGGTTGCATCACCGTACCGGATGGCGTGAAGGCCCCTTCCCAGCAGTTTGATGGCGTTGGCTCGGCCCCTGTGGATGTCCAGCCCGGAATGACCCCCTTTCAGTCCTTCCACGATCAGTTTGATCCCAAGCAGCCCGGGAGGGGCCTCCTCCCATTCCGGGACAAGGTTGATAAACGTGGACCTGCTGCCCGCGCTTCCTATGTAAAAGGTTCGGATATCCTCGCAATCCAGATTGATGAGGATTCTTCCGGAGATCAGGTCCGGAGAGATTCCCTGGGCACCGATAAGTCCGGTTTCCTCCCCTACAGTGAACAGGCATTCCAAGGGCCCGTGTGGATGATCTGCCGTTTCCATCAGGGCCAGTGAGACGGCCACGCCCACACCGTTGTCTGCACCAAGGGTGGTACCCTTGGCCTTGAGCCAGTTTCCCTCCCGCATCCATTCTA
This window encodes:
- the pepD gene encoding beta-Ala-His dipeptidase — protein: METILKGLEPQAFWRHFYRISRIPRCSGGEEKVREYVMKQASRLGLHHRMDQAGNLVVLKPPVGPAKDSPVVVLQSHLDMVCEKEPGLAFDFKTDPIEWMREGNWLKAKGTTLGADNGVGVAVSLALMETADHPHGPLECLFTVGEETGLIGAQGISPDLISGRILINLDCEDIRTFYIGSAGSRSTFINLVPEWEEAPPGLLGIKLIVEGLKGGHSGLDIHRGRANAIKLLGRGLHAIRYGDATEFRLGAIQGGFSLNAIPRRAEAEGGIPVSGLESIKSAVSAITEILQTEYQQAEPDLGIRIETGGALDGKKVFTLNFEEKLINLIMAIPQGAVSWDPQNPEMVTTSTNLGAIGMSGERLTLGTKQRSFVDSEMEALSDTVRACATLAGGETETGVGYPGWKPRPDSPLLQRAKKIYSRVFGREPTVASIHAGLECGVLCSKFKGLDAISLGATIRNAHSPEESLEITSVLELWSFLTSLLRDLGE
- a CDS encoding aspartate/glutamate racemase family protein; protein product: MKIRVIIPVSTKKWNQSVEAAARRWLRPKIEVEIRNLAHGPEAIQSEYDEARGAAHVLPLVKGAEEEGFQAVIIWCFSDPGLAGSREIARIPVLGIGETSQVFALTLAEKIGILTTLDQSVNRIRRKIAARGLGDRIPVIRPLNLPVLEYDQISKVEERVLERALDMLGKDGIEAMILGCGALPDMRAKLEDRLGIPVIDPGPVTLKQAELMLDLGYRHSKRAFMEPLPVPER